A stretch of Rhododendron vialii isolate Sample 1 chromosome 4a, ASM3025357v1 DNA encodes these proteins:
- the LOC131323086 gene encoding tricyclene synthase EBOS, chloroplastic-like isoform X4, producing MSIHMFFAPHPTCSKQKSVHCAYLQSSAMVEGYSQQPSERRSAHYQPTAWNSDFVKSLKNHNNTDEIQKQRAEKLKEDIRAMIGDTYANSLTVLELIDDIQRLGLSYHFDKDIKRALDKIIPSVKRNNVMEDQKIGVHAIALCFRLCRQHGYEVSQDVFKRFKDENGNFMESLSKDTKGLLSLYEASYFSFDGEKLMEEAKVFTTKHLKGKIANEDLVEQINHALEMPLQHRMLRLEARWYIEAYSKSKDVNYLLLEMAKLEFNMVQSILQGELKDMSRWWENIGLGKRLSFTRDRLMECYFWNVGMIFEPKFSDCRKSLTKLAALVTTIDDVYDVYGSLDELELFTAAVHRWDIEAVETLPDYMKLCFLALYNTTNEMAYDILKRKGVNIIPHLKKAWADICKTFLKEAKWCSNRETPTFKAYLDNALVSVSGVLISVHVYFLLTETITKEAVECLEKKYHPLVECSSLIFRFSNDLATSKAELERGESANSILCYMYETGVSEQEARKHIRSLIEEAWKKMNKERVAADSPFEKPFIETAYNLARIARCTYQNGDGHGAPDNKAKNRVLSVIIEPITPVQRLQHRSNLLATVS from the exons ATGTCCATTCATATGTTCTTTGCTCCACATCCGACTTGTTCGAAACAAAAATCTGTACATTGCGCTTACCTTCAATCCTCAGCAATGGTTGAAGGATATTCACAACAACCTTCCGAAAGGCGATCCGCCCATTACCAGCCAACTGCTTGGAATTCTGATTTCGTCAAGTCTTTGAAAAATCACAATAATACG GATGAAATACAGAAGCAGAGGGCCGAGAAACTGAAGGAGGATATAAGGGCTATGATTGGGGATACATATGCAAATTCATTGACAGTACTCGAACTGATAGATGATATTCAACGCTTGGGATTGAGCTATCACTTTGACAAGGATATCAAGAGAGCACTTGATAAAATTATACCATCGGTGAAAAGAAATAATGTGATGGAAGATCAAAAGATTGGTGTTCATGCTATTGCGCTCTGCTTTAGGCTCTGTAGACAACATGGCTATGAGGTCTCCCAAG ATGTGTTTAAGAGATTCAAGGACGAAAATGGAAACTTCATGGAATCTCTAAGCAAGGACACCAAGGGATTGCTAAGTTTGTATGAAGCTTCTTACTTTTCATTTGATGGAGAAAAACTTATGGAAGAGGCCAAAGTATTCACAACCAAACATCTGAAGGGAAAGATAGCGAATGAAGACCTTGTGGAACAAATAAATCATGCACTGGAAATGCCTTTGCAGCATAGGATGCTGAGGCTTGAGGCAAGGTGGTATATTGAAGCTTATAGTAAAAGTAAAGATGTAAATTATTTGCTACTTGAAATGGCTAAGTTGGAGTTCAACATGGTGCAATCTATCCTTCAAGGAGAGCTCAAAGACATGTCAAG GTGGTGGGAAAATATAGGCTTGGGAAAAAGGTTGAGTTTTACCAGGGACAGACTGATGGAATGCTACTTTTGGAATGTGGGCATGATTTTTGAGCCCAAATTCAGTGATTGCCGGAAGAGTTTAACAAAATTGGCAGCACTTGTAACCACCATTGATGATGTCTATGACGTTTACGGATCATTGGATGAGCTTGAACTATTCACAGCAGCTGTTCACAG ATGGGATATAGAGGCTGTGGAAACCCTCCCCGACTACATGAAGTTGTGCTTCCTAGCTCTCTACAACACTACCAATGAAATGGCTTACGACATTCTTAAACGAAAAGGAGTTAACATCATCCCACACTTAAAAAAAGCG TGGGCAGATATATGCAAAACATTCTTGAAGGAAGCAAAGTGGTGTTCGAACAGGGAGACTCCAACATTTAAGGCATATCTTGACAATGCATTGGTTTCGGTATCGGGGGTGCTTATATCAGTCCATGTCTACTTTTTGTTAACTGAAACTATTACAAAAGAGGCTGTGGAGTGCTTAGAGAAGAAGTACCATCCTCTTGTGGAGTGTTCATCTCTCATTTTCCGTTTTTCCAACGATTTGGCCACATCCAAG GCTGAGTTGGAGAGAGGTGAATCTGCAAACTCAATCCTCTGTTACATGTACGAAACTGGAGTTTCTGAACAAGAAGCCCGGAAGCACATAAGAAGTTTGATCGAGGAAGCgtggaagaagatgaacaaaGAACGAGTAGCAGCTGATTCTCCATTTGAGAAACCGTTTATTGAAACGGCTTATAACCTTGCTCGGATCGCCCGATGCACTTACCAAAACGGAGATGGGCATGGAGCTCCGGATAACAAAGCAAAGAACCGGGTTTTATCTGTGATAATTGAACCCATTACACCTGTGCAGAGACTTCAACACCGGTCAAATTTGTTAGCTACTGTTTCTTAA